The following are from one region of the Carassius gibelio isolate Cgi1373 ecotype wild population from Czech Republic chromosome A13, carGib1.2-hapl.c, whole genome shotgun sequence genome:
- the LOC128026763 gene encoding glutaredoxin domain-containing cysteine-rich protein 1-like — protein MERRRSRAAEDRAERTVRFRVASAHSGRVLKKVFREHALQDSADTDNDTNASSEPERSTSPGSEQDELLMYVSGANEKLFTGNRVNIFSKNGTIRGVRDKVSAGQVLFNNLTKIYGDSLIMNRPKRP, from the exons ATGGAGCGTCGCAGATCCAGGGCTGCGGAGGACCGAGCGGAGAGGACAGTAAGGTTCCGCGTGGCGTCGGCGCACAGCGGGCGCGTGCTGAAGAAGGTGTTCCGAGAGCACGCGCTCCAAGACTCCGCGGACACCGACAACGACACCAATGCGAGCTCAGAGCCGGAGCGCTCCACCTCACCCGGCAGCGAACAGGACGAGCTGCTCATGTACGTTAGTGGAGCCAACGAGAAGCTTTTCACCGGAAACCGCGTGAACATCTTCAGTAAGAACGGAACTATTCGAGGCGTGAGAGATAAAGTGAGCGCGGGACAGGTGCTGTTTAACAACTTGACCAAAATATATGGG gattCCCTTATTATGAA
- the LOC128026388 gene encoding DDB1- and CUL4-associated factor 10-like isoform X1 encodes MSSGQPSDTEAPEEPRAAENKDDSDEDEGSTRPSSPRAGRQRNVTGTQGSARLESAADGGTGAGCRVSTACDSLFSWICRRTVGRGPFVDPARDHFRTMTRLYSSMSPAADSVNLSTQTHGAVFNLEYSPDGSVLTVACEQTEVLLFDPISSRHIKTLVEAHEDCVNNIRFLDNRLFATCSDDTTIALWDLRKLNSKVCTLHGHASWVKNIEYDTNTRLLVTSGFDGNVITWDTNRFTEDGCPHKKFFHTRYLMRMRLTPDCSKMLISTSSGYLLILHDLDLTQSLEVGSYRILRARRAPLSTEGSSAGSRPAGSRHTIDSKTHPHREGLSPRNSLEVLTPEIPGEKDRGNCITSLQLHPKGWATLLRCSSNMDDQEWTCVYEFQEGAPPRPPVSPRCSLRLTHYIEEANVGRGYIKELCFSPDGRLICSPYGYGVRLLAFDEHCAELVDCMPVRTALLREIRSIYSHSDVVLTSKFSPTHCQLASGCLSGRVALYQPHF; translated from the exons ATGAGCTCGGGACAGCCGAGCGACACCGAGGCGCCCGAGGAGCCGCGCGCTGCGGAGAACAAGGACGACAGCGATGAAGACGAGGGCTCCACGAGACCATCATCACCGCGGGCGGGCCGCCAGAGGAACGTTACCGGGACGCAGGGCAGCGCGAGGCTCGAGTCGGCCGCGGACGGCGGGACGGGCGCGGGGTGCAGGGTCTCGACCGCCTGCGACTCTCTGTTCTCTTGGATTTGTAGGAGGACAGTTGGCAGGGGGCCGTTTGTAGACCCCGCTCGGGATCATTTCCGTACCATGACACGGCTTTATTCATCCATGAGCCCGGCTGCGGACTCGGTGAACCTCAGTACACAAACCCACGGGGCTGTCTTCAACCTGGAGTACTCTCCGGACGG GTCAGTTTTGACAGTTGCTTGTGAGCAGACAGAAGTGCTTTTGTTTGACCCCATTTCCTCCAGACATATCAAAACACTGGTGGAGGCTCATGAGGACTGTGTAAACAACATAAG GTTTCTCGACAACCGGCTGTTTGCGACCTGCTCCGATGACACCaccattgcattgtgggatttgcGTAAACTCAACTCGAAGGTGTGCACATTACATGGCCACGCCAGCTGGGTCAAGAACATAGAGTATGATACAAACACTCGCCTGCTGGTGACGTCAGGATTCGACGGAAATGTCATCACATGGGACACCAACAG GTTCACAGAAGATGGCTGTCCACACAAGAAGTTTTTCCACACTCGCTATCTAATGCGGATGCGTCTGACTCCAGACTGCAGTAAGATGTTGATCTCCACCTCCTCTGGTTACCTGCTCATCTTACATGACCTTGACCTCACCCAGAGCCTTGAGGTCGGCAGCTACCGCATCCTACGGGCCCGAAGAGCTCCTCTCAGCACAG AAGGTTCATCAGCAGGTTCCAGGCCGGCGGGTTCCCGTCACACCATTGACAGTAAAACCCATCCACACAGAGAGG GTCTGTCACCCAGAAACAGTCTTGAGGTTTTAACCCCAGAGATCCCGGGTGAGAAGGACCGTGGGAACTGCATCACCTCCTTGCAACTTCACCCTAAAGGCTGGGCCACGTTGTTGCGCTGCTCCAGCAACATGGACGACCAGGAG TGGACGTGTGTGTATGAGTTTCAAGAGGGAGCTCCACCTCGACCTCCGGTGTCTCCTCGCTGCTCTCTGCGTCTCACGCACTACATTGAGGAGGCTAACGTCGGCCGAGGCTACATTAAAGAGCTGTGCTTCAGTCCCGATGGCCGGCTCATCTGCTCGCCGTACGGTTACGGCGTGCGCTTGCTGGCGTTCGATGAGCACTGTGCCGAGCTGGTGGACTGCATGCCTGTGCGGACGGCTCTGCTGCGAGAGATTCGCTCCATCTACTCTCACAGCGACGTGGTGCTCACCTCCAAGTTCTCTCCTACTCACTGTCAGCTAGCATCGGGCTGCCTAAGTGGACGCGTAGCTCTGTATCAACCACACTtttaa
- the LOC128026388 gene encoding DDB1- and CUL4-associated factor 10-like isoform X2 — translation MSSGQPSDTEAPEEPRAAENKDDSDEDEGSTRPSSPRAGRQRNVTGTQGSARLESAADGGTGAGCRVSTACDSLFSWICRRTVGRGPFVDPARDHFRTMTRLYSSMSPAADSVNLSTQTHGAVFNLEYSPDGSVLTVACEQTEVLLFDPISSRHIKTLVEAHEDCVNNIRFLDNRLFATCSDDTTIALWDLRKLNSKVCTLHGHASWVKNIEYDTNTRLLVTSGFDGNVITWDTNRFTEDGCPHKKFFHTRYLMRMRLTPDCSKMLISTSSGYLLILHDLDLTQSLEVGSYRILRARRAPLSTGSSAGSRPAGSRHTIDSKTHPHREGLSPRNSLEVLTPEIPGEKDRGNCITSLQLHPKGWATLLRCSSNMDDQEWTCVYEFQEGAPPRPPVSPRCSLRLTHYIEEANVGRGYIKELCFSPDGRLICSPYGYGVRLLAFDEHCAELVDCMPVRTALLREIRSIYSHSDVVLTSKFSPTHCQLASGCLSGRVALYQPHF, via the exons ATGAGCTCGGGACAGCCGAGCGACACCGAGGCGCCCGAGGAGCCGCGCGCTGCGGAGAACAAGGACGACAGCGATGAAGACGAGGGCTCCACGAGACCATCATCACCGCGGGCGGGCCGCCAGAGGAACGTTACCGGGACGCAGGGCAGCGCGAGGCTCGAGTCGGCCGCGGACGGCGGGACGGGCGCGGGGTGCAGGGTCTCGACCGCCTGCGACTCTCTGTTCTCTTGGATTTGTAGGAGGACAGTTGGCAGGGGGCCGTTTGTAGACCCCGCTCGGGATCATTTCCGTACCATGACACGGCTTTATTCATCCATGAGCCCGGCTGCGGACTCGGTGAACCTCAGTACACAAACCCACGGGGCTGTCTTCAACCTGGAGTACTCTCCGGACGG GTCAGTTTTGACAGTTGCTTGTGAGCAGACAGAAGTGCTTTTGTTTGACCCCATTTCCTCCAGACATATCAAAACACTGGTGGAGGCTCATGAGGACTGTGTAAACAACATAAG GTTTCTCGACAACCGGCTGTTTGCGACCTGCTCCGATGACACCaccattgcattgtgggatttgcGTAAACTCAACTCGAAGGTGTGCACATTACATGGCCACGCCAGCTGGGTCAAGAACATAGAGTATGATACAAACACTCGCCTGCTGGTGACGTCAGGATTCGACGGAAATGTCATCACATGGGACACCAACAG GTTCACAGAAGATGGCTGTCCACACAAGAAGTTTTTCCACACTCGCTATCTAATGCGGATGCGTCTGACTCCAGACTGCAGTAAGATGTTGATCTCCACCTCCTCTGGTTACCTGCTCATCTTACATGACCTTGACCTCACCCAGAGCCTTGAGGTCGGCAGCTACCGCATCCTACGGGCCCGAAGAGCTCCTCTCAGCACAG GTTCATCAGCAGGTTCCAGGCCGGCGGGTTCCCGTCACACCATTGACAGTAAAACCCATCCACACAGAGAGG GTCTGTCACCCAGAAACAGTCTTGAGGTTTTAACCCCAGAGATCCCGGGTGAGAAGGACCGTGGGAACTGCATCACCTCCTTGCAACTTCACCCTAAAGGCTGGGCCACGTTGTTGCGCTGCTCCAGCAACATGGACGACCAGGAG TGGACGTGTGTGTATGAGTTTCAAGAGGGAGCTCCACCTCGACCTCCGGTGTCTCCTCGCTGCTCTCTGCGTCTCACGCACTACATTGAGGAGGCTAACGTCGGCCGAGGCTACATTAAAGAGCTGTGCTTCAGTCCCGATGGCCGGCTCATCTGCTCGCCGTACGGTTACGGCGTGCGCTTGCTGGCGTTCGATGAGCACTGTGCCGAGCTGGTGGACTGCATGCCTGTGCGGACGGCTCTGCTGCGAGAGATTCGCTCCATCTACTCTCACAGCGACGTGGTGCTCACCTCCAAGTTCTCTCCTACTCACTGTCAGCTAGCATCGGGCTGCCTAAGTGGACGCGTAGCTCTGTATCAACCACACTtttaa
- the cpxm1a gene encoding probable carboxypeptidase X1 isoform X1, whose protein sequence is MLMQRLHVCAAIILCTAHARLSFENQTVDNNVTKSESNDLKSVLNLMGNVTESLDTAKPDEDHTQAQRNASEDGEQMDKETRGAKPDCPPLGLESLKVSDDQLESSSYLSVGLGPHRGRLNIQSGIEDDDEYDGAWCAGVEDQEQWLQLNALRPTLFTGVILQGRNSIWSLNWVRTYKVQFSNDSSVWQPCMNGSEEAVFVGNEDLETPVLALFPETSVAQYIRINPQTWFSNGTICLRAEVLGCPVPDPDSQHFSESESGSLDDLDFRHHNYNEMRKLMKSVNDECPNITRIYTIGRSYTGLKLYVMEISDNPGKHELGEPEFRYVAGMHGNEVLGRELLLNLMQYICHEYNRGNQRVVQLVKDTRIHLLPSMNPDGYETAYEKGSELSGWALGRYSFEGIDMNHNFPDLNNIMWDAQELALDKKRVSNHYIPMPEYYTSTEALVAPETRAVISWMQDIPFVLSANLHGGELVVTYPFDCTRDWIPRQDTPTADNDFFRWLATVYASTNLVMANPERRICHSEDFQQHNNIINGADWHTVPGSMNDFSYLHTNCFEITVELSCDKFPHVSELPIEWENNKESLLLYMEQVHRGIKGIIRDKDTRAGIANAVIKVDGLGHDIRSAVDGDYWRLLNPGEYKITVWAEGYFPRIRHCSVGSEPHATICDFTLTKTSQDRLKQILASGGKIPRDNQVRIRAMRMRKLRASTKILNRRREQQQRLNKVKQK, encoded by the exons ATGCTTATGCAAAGACTACACGTTTGTGCTGCAATAATACTTTGCACTGCACATGCCCGTCTTTCATTTGAAAACCAGACAGTCGATAATAATGTTACCAAATCTGAATCTAATGATTTAAAGTCAGTATTAAATCTGATGGGGAATGTTACTGAAAGTTTGGACACAGCAAAACCCGATGAAGACCACACTCAGGCGCAGAGGAATGCCAGTGAAGATGGAGAACAGATGGACAAAGAGACCCGTGGAGCAAAACCAG ATTGTCCACCGCTGGGTCTGGAGTCTCTGAAAGTCTCTGATGATCAGTTGGAGTCTTCATCGTATTTGAGCGTTGGGCTTGGGCCTCACAGAGGACGCCTTAACATACAG TCTGGTATAGAAGATGATGATGAGTATGATGGAGCGTGGTGTGCTGGGGTGGAGGATCAGGAACAGTGGTTGCAGCTGAATGCTCTCAGACCAACACTCTTTACTGGCGTCATCCTCCAGGGCAGAAACTCTATCTGGAG CTTGAACTGGGTCCGCACATATAAAGTGCAGTTCAGTAATGACTCATCGGTCTGGCAGCCCTGCATGAATGGATCAGAGGAGGCC GTGTTTGTTGGGAATGAAGATTTGGAGACGCCGGTTCTGGCTCTGTTTCCTGAGACCTCAGTGGCACAATACATTCGCATTAACCCACAGACCTGGTTTAGCAATGGCACCATTTGCCTCCGCGCTGAAGTGCTGGGCTGCCCAGTGCCAG ATCCTGACAGCCAACATTTTTCTGAGAGTGAGAGCGGATCCTTAGATGATCTTGACTTCAGACACCATAATTACAATGAGATGAGGAAG TTAATGAAGTCTGTGAATGACGAGTGTCCAAATATCACACGGATCTACACGATTGGGAGGAGCTACACCGGACTGAAGCTTTACGTTATGGAAATATCGGACAACCCAGGAAAACATGAGCTTG GTGAGCCAGAGTTTCGCTATGTTGCTGGGATGCACGGGAATGAAGTTTTAGGCCGGGAGCTTTTGCTAAACCTTATGCAGTACATCTGTCATGAATATAACCGAGGCAATCAACGTGTCGTCCAGCTGGTGAAGGACACACGCATCCACCTGTTGCCATCTATGAACCCAGACGGATATGAAACAGCCTATGAGAAG GGTTCAGAACTCTCTGGCTGGGCTCTGGGACGCTACAGTTTTGAAGGCATCGACATGAACCATAACTTCCCTGACCTCAACAACATCATGTGGGACGCTCAGGAGTTGGCCTTGGACAAGAAGAGAGTGAGCAACCATTACATTCCCATGCCAGAGTACTACACTTCAACCGAAGCATTA GTTGCCCCAGAGACGCGTGCTGTAATCAGCTGGATGCAGGACATCCCGTTTGTACTGAGTGCTAATCTGCATGGGGGAGAGCTGGTGGTCACTTACCCTTTCGACTGTACACGTGATTGGATCCCTCGCCAGGACACGCCCACCGCAGACAATGATTTCTTCCGTTGGTTGGCCACCGTCTACGCGTCCACCAATCTGGTGATGGCAAACCCTGAGCGGAGGATCTGTCACTCTGAAGACTTCCAGCAGCACAACAACATCATCAATGGAGCGGACTGGCACACCGTACCAGGGA gTATGAATGACTTTAGCTACCTCCACACGAACTGTTTCGAAATAACTGTAGAATTGTCCTGTGATAAGTTCCCACATGTCAGTGAGCTTCCTATCGAGTGGGAGAACAATAAGGAGTCTCTCCTGCTGTACATGGAGCAG GTGCACAGAGGGATAAAGGGCATCATCAGGGACAAGGACACCAGAGCTGGCATTGCAAATGCTGTCATTAAGGTGGACGGCCTGGGCCATGACATAAGATCTG CTGTAGATGGTGATTACTGGCGTTTGTTGAATCCAGGTGAGTACAAGATAACGGTGTGGGCAGAAGGATATTTCCCACGTATCCGCCACTGCTCTGTAGGGTCAGAGCCCCACGCGACCATCTGTGACTTCACCCTCACCAAAACTTCACAGGATCGTCTTAAACAGATCCTGGCCAGCGGTGGGAAAATTCCCCGGGACAATCAGGTACGGATCCGAGCCATGCGAATGCGCAAACTCCGCGCCAGCACCAAGATCCTCAACCGCCGCCGAGAACAACAGCAGCGTCTTAACAAAGTTAAACAGAAGTGA
- the cpxm1a gene encoding probable carboxypeptidase X1 isoform X2 has translation MLMQRLHVCAAIILCTAHARLSFENQTVDNNVTKSESNDLKSVLNLMGNVTESLDTAKPDEDHTQAQRNASEDGEQMDKETRGAKPDCPPLGLESLKVSDDQLESSSYLSVGLGPHRGRLNIQSGIEDDDEYDGAWCAGVEDQEQWLQLNALRPTLFTGVILQGRNSIWSLNWVRTYKVQFSNDSSVWQPCMNGSEEAVFVGNEDLETPVLALFPETSVAQYIRINPQTWFSNGTICLRAEVLGCPVPDPDSQHFSESESGSLDDLDFRHHNYNEMRKLMKSVNDECPNITRIYTIGRSYTGLKLYVMEISDNPGKHELGEPEFRYVAGMHGNEVLGRELLLNLMQYICHEYNRGNQRVVQLVKDTRIHLLPSMNPDGYETAYEKGSELSGWALGRYSFEGIDMNHNFPDLNNIMWDAQELALDKKRVAPETRAVISWMQDIPFVLSANLHGGELVVTYPFDCTRDWIPRQDTPTADNDFFRWLATVYASTNLVMANPERRICHSEDFQQHNNIINGADWHTVPGSMNDFSYLHTNCFEITVELSCDKFPHVSELPIEWENNKESLLLYMEQVHRGIKGIIRDKDTRAGIANAVIKVDGLGHDIRSAVDGDYWRLLNPGEYKITVWAEGYFPRIRHCSVGSEPHATICDFTLTKTSQDRLKQILASGGKIPRDNQVRIRAMRMRKLRASTKILNRRREQQQRLNKVKQK, from the exons ATGCTTATGCAAAGACTACACGTTTGTGCTGCAATAATACTTTGCACTGCACATGCCCGTCTTTCATTTGAAAACCAGACAGTCGATAATAATGTTACCAAATCTGAATCTAATGATTTAAAGTCAGTATTAAATCTGATGGGGAATGTTACTGAAAGTTTGGACACAGCAAAACCCGATGAAGACCACACTCAGGCGCAGAGGAATGCCAGTGAAGATGGAGAACAGATGGACAAAGAGACCCGTGGAGCAAAACCAG ATTGTCCACCGCTGGGTCTGGAGTCTCTGAAAGTCTCTGATGATCAGTTGGAGTCTTCATCGTATTTGAGCGTTGGGCTTGGGCCTCACAGAGGACGCCTTAACATACAG TCTGGTATAGAAGATGATGATGAGTATGATGGAGCGTGGTGTGCTGGGGTGGAGGATCAGGAACAGTGGTTGCAGCTGAATGCTCTCAGACCAACACTCTTTACTGGCGTCATCCTCCAGGGCAGAAACTCTATCTGGAG CTTGAACTGGGTCCGCACATATAAAGTGCAGTTCAGTAATGACTCATCGGTCTGGCAGCCCTGCATGAATGGATCAGAGGAGGCC GTGTTTGTTGGGAATGAAGATTTGGAGACGCCGGTTCTGGCTCTGTTTCCTGAGACCTCAGTGGCACAATACATTCGCATTAACCCACAGACCTGGTTTAGCAATGGCACCATTTGCCTCCGCGCTGAAGTGCTGGGCTGCCCAGTGCCAG ATCCTGACAGCCAACATTTTTCTGAGAGTGAGAGCGGATCCTTAGATGATCTTGACTTCAGACACCATAATTACAATGAGATGAGGAAG TTAATGAAGTCTGTGAATGACGAGTGTCCAAATATCACACGGATCTACACGATTGGGAGGAGCTACACCGGACTGAAGCTTTACGTTATGGAAATATCGGACAACCCAGGAAAACATGAGCTTG GTGAGCCAGAGTTTCGCTATGTTGCTGGGATGCACGGGAATGAAGTTTTAGGCCGGGAGCTTTTGCTAAACCTTATGCAGTACATCTGTCATGAATATAACCGAGGCAATCAACGTGTCGTCCAGCTGGTGAAGGACACACGCATCCACCTGTTGCCATCTATGAACCCAGACGGATATGAAACAGCCTATGAGAAG GGTTCAGAACTCTCTGGCTGGGCTCTGGGACGCTACAGTTTTGAAGGCATCGACATGAACCATAACTTCCCTGACCTCAACAACATCATGTGGGACGCTCAGGAGTTGGCCTTGGACAAGAAGAGA GTTGCCCCAGAGACGCGTGCTGTAATCAGCTGGATGCAGGACATCCCGTTTGTACTGAGTGCTAATCTGCATGGGGGAGAGCTGGTGGTCACTTACCCTTTCGACTGTACACGTGATTGGATCCCTCGCCAGGACACGCCCACCGCAGACAATGATTTCTTCCGTTGGTTGGCCACCGTCTACGCGTCCACCAATCTGGTGATGGCAAACCCTGAGCGGAGGATCTGTCACTCTGAAGACTTCCAGCAGCACAACAACATCATCAATGGAGCGGACTGGCACACCGTACCAGGGA gTATGAATGACTTTAGCTACCTCCACACGAACTGTTTCGAAATAACTGTAGAATTGTCCTGTGATAAGTTCCCACATGTCAGTGAGCTTCCTATCGAGTGGGAGAACAATAAGGAGTCTCTCCTGCTGTACATGGAGCAG GTGCACAGAGGGATAAAGGGCATCATCAGGGACAAGGACACCAGAGCTGGCATTGCAAATGCTGTCATTAAGGTGGACGGCCTGGGCCATGACATAAGATCTG CTGTAGATGGTGATTACTGGCGTTTGTTGAATCCAGGTGAGTACAAGATAACGGTGTGGGCAGAAGGATATTTCCCACGTATCCGCCACTGCTCTGTAGGGTCAGAGCCCCACGCGACCATCTGTGACTTCACCCTCACCAAAACTTCACAGGATCGTCTTAAACAGATCCTGGCCAGCGGTGGGAAAATTCCCCGGGACAATCAGGTACGGATCCGAGCCATGCGAATGCGCAAACTCCGCGCCAGCACCAAGATCCTCAACCGCCGCCGAGAACAACAGCAGCGTCTTAACAAAGTTAAACAGAAGTGA